A single region of the Vulgatibacter sp. genome encodes:
- a CDS encoding UdgX family uracil-DNA binding protein (This protein belongs to the uracil DNA glycosylase superfamily, members of which act in excision repair of DNA. However, it belongs more specifically to UdgX branch, whose founding member was found to bind uracil in DNA (where it does not belong), without cleaving it, appears to promote DNA repair by a pathway involving RecA, rather than base excision.) — MIHVAVEPGWHPFRDQALRLLQAATPPEAVAWEEAGAAQAALPLFAAEAVPAATGPVPKVPRAFVDRAQRVICHRDPARLALLYRVLWRITRGARTLLADPLDDDVRHLAGLERQVRRDVHKMHAFVRFRRVEDEGGAHWIAWHRPDHRIVEQAAPFFARRFPSMRWTILTPDASAHWDGASLHFGPGATRDAAPAGDALEELWRTYYRSTFNPARLNLRAMKAELPVRHWATLPEAAEIARLALAAPDRVRRMVNRPGAPVPPGADLVALGRAARGCTACPLHGPATRTVVGEGPADARLVLVGEQPGDQEDLAGRPFVGPAGEVLDEALAEAGLDRRSLYLTNAVKHFKFVGRGKRRLHQRPAAEEVRICSDWLQAELAVVQPAAIVCLGLTAARSLLGPGARLQDLRGQVVDGPRGARLLATWHPAAILRARDATSAAAMRAALVADLRRAASLAA; from the coding sequence GTGATTCACGTCGCGGTGGAGCCGGGGTGGCACCCCTTCCGCGACCAGGCCCTGCGCCTCCTCCAGGCGGCGACGCCTCCCGAGGCGGTGGCCTGGGAGGAGGCGGGCGCCGCGCAGGCAGCGCTGCCCCTCTTCGCAGCGGAGGCGGTGCCCGCGGCGACGGGGCCGGTACCGAAGGTGCCGCGGGCCTTCGTCGACCGGGCGCAGCGGGTGATCTGCCACCGGGATCCGGCGCGGCTCGCCCTGCTCTATCGCGTCCTCTGGCGGATCACCCGCGGCGCCAGGACGCTCCTCGCCGATCCCCTCGACGACGACGTCCGCCACCTCGCCGGCCTGGAGCGCCAGGTGCGCCGGGACGTCCACAAGATGCACGCCTTCGTGCGCTTCCGCCGGGTGGAGGACGAGGGCGGCGCGCATTGGATCGCGTGGCACCGCCCCGATCACCGGATCGTGGAGCAGGCAGCTCCCTTCTTCGCCAGGCGCTTCCCTTCGATGCGCTGGACGATCCTGACGCCGGACGCCTCGGCCCATTGGGACGGCGCCTCCCTCCACTTCGGCCCTGGGGCGACGCGGGACGCGGCGCCTGCAGGAGACGCCCTCGAGGAGCTCTGGCGCACCTACTACCGCTCGACCTTCAACCCCGCCCGCCTCAACCTGCGGGCGATGAAGGCGGAGCTGCCGGTGCGCCACTGGGCGACGCTTCCCGAGGCGGCGGAGATCGCCCGGCTCGCGCTGGCTGCGCCGGACCGGGTGCGTCGCATGGTCAACCGCCCCGGGGCGCCGGTTCCCCCCGGCGCCGACCTCGTCGCGCTCGGACGCGCCGCGCGCGGGTGCACCGCCTGCCCGCTCCACGGCCCCGCCACCCGGACCGTCGTCGGCGAGGGGCCCGCCGATGCGCGGCTGGTGCTGGTCGGCGAGCAGCCCGGCGATCAGGAGGACCTGGCGGGCAGGCCTTTCGTGGGACCTGCAGGCGAGGTGCTCGACGAGGCCCTCGCCGAGGCGGGGCTCGACCGGCGCTCGCTCTACCTCACCAATGCGGTGAAGCACTTCAAATTCGTGGGCCGCGGCAAGCGCCGCCTCCACCAGCGCCCTGCGGCGGAGGAGGTGCGCATCTGCAGCGACTGGCTCCAGGCCGAGCTCGCCGTCGTGCAGCCTGCTGCGATCGTCTGCCTCGGCCTCACCGCCGCCCGCTCCCTCCTCGGCCCCGGTGCACGGCTGCAGGATCTCCGCGGGCAGGTGGTGGACGGGCCCCGTGGCGCGCGGCTCCTCGCCACCTGGCATCCGGCGGCGATCCTCCGGGCCCGGGACGCGACGAGCGCCGCGGCGATGCGCGCGGCGCTCGTTGCGGATCTGCGGCGAGCGGCGTCGCTCGCTGCCTGA